The Mycobacterium adipatum genomic sequence GACCGCTGCTAGGGCATTAGCGATCTGGGCGCTGACACCATGGACCAGTGAACCGCCAAGCTGCAATCCGTTGCTGGCCAGTGTTTCCACCGCTGTAACGCCGCGTTGGATGGCCAGACCGGCAATACCGAAGGGTGAGCCGAGCAGGTTGATATAGCTCGATGCCGACAGTGGATCGTTGACAAGATTGGTCACAGCATGCAGTGCGGTGCCTAGTGTTCCGGTGACCGCCGAGGTCAGTAGTTCGCTGACCTGTCCGGACGTCAGACTGATGCGGTGCCCGACGTCCCGTAATGACCCGCCTAGTTCAGTGAGTCCCCCGGCGGAGGCTGCCTTGAGAGCCACGAGCACTGATACCAGCGTTGGGTTTCTTCCGGCGGCGCCGATCAGCCCATCCCAAATGGTCTCGTTGAGACCGGCGGCCGCGTTCAGCGCACCGGACAGCGTGTGGCCGGCAGAGTCCATCAACGAGGTGACAGTGCTGCCAGCGGCGGCCATCGCGTCGTTGAGGTTATCCACGAGCACGGCGATATCGGCCGGAGAAATAGCAGCCGTCAGGTGTACTTGAGAAACTGTGACCTGGGGAATCGCTGCGGCGGTGAGTCGAGGTGCATCGGTGATGACTATCGGACTGAAAGCGATGGCGCTGGCGACTGTTGCAGCGATACCGCGTTTGAAGTAGGGGCGGGCAGAAAGCTCCACAGAGACCTCCACAGTGAGAGTTTGGCGAAGTGAGAAATCAGCGAACCGCCCGATGGCGAGAATCGCGCAAGCTATGAATCAAATCGATTGATGCGCAGATGATTTGATGGGTGATGTGCAATCGCTCATGAAATCTGCGAGGCGCAGCGGTCCGTCGACTCGCAATGTGTTGGTACCGAGTTCGCGCACGTGCGCGCATCATCCAGCAGGCATGACCGTTTCCGTCCCTTCATCTGACCACTAGTAGACGCGGCGTTGCAGGGCGCGAATAACACTGTTGCGCAGAGCAACTGACGTGTATCAAGTTCAGATGCCCGGACAGTAGCAGCTGTTCTTGACACGGTCGATGGATCGCAATCGCCATGGCTCGAAGGTGCAGGGTCGCGGCAGGCCGATCAGAAGCCGCCGCTGCAGGAGTAATTACGCATTAAGGCGTCCAGCGCGGCTACGGTGCGTCAACTCAGTTCCGCGCCACGCGCCTACCTACTTCGGGCCTGGCCGGCGGTTCCCTCGATGTGAAGAGAGAAAGCGGGAAGAAGGCAGCTATCCGACTGGTGGCGCGGTGCGTTCGAGCACGCCGTCGACGATCTTGCGGATTGGACTGACCTCGCGGTTGTGCAGCGGTGTGGAGTTCACGATGTCTCGGCCGGACTCACCGCCGTCGTACATGCGTTCCAGTATCTCGCCGAGCTGCCCGTTGGTCATGTCGGCGACCTTGCGCACATTGGGCATCTGCTCGCGCACGATGCCGGCGATCGATTCCCACCACACGCGCCGCTCCGCCGGCGCCGACGGACCGGTGTTGATGGCCGCAGGCGACCGGCCAACCGCGTGGGCACCGCCGGCGACCACAGGCAGCGACGGTCCGAATCGGCGCACCGGGTGCGGGTCGGTCTGCGTAGAGGTCAGCGACAGCAAGGCCAGCGTCGAGCAGATGAGCGACAGATCGACCGCGATCGGCCACAGCCATGCGGTGTCTGCGCTCATTCCCAGCATCACCATCAGATCGCGCAGCGCGAAGAAGCTCATCGCAAACGCGCACACCGCCACTCCGACGGTCAGCAGCAGCGCACCGCCCAGGACGAACGCGTCGACGCGTCGGTACCCGCGGCGGCGGGTCTTGATAAGTAGGGCAACCGAATGCGACGAGCCAAGCAACACCGCCGGTGGCACCGCGGCCGCGACAGCGGCCAGTAACTTCAGGTGACTCTCCGGGGCGGTCATCCACGCGTGAATGACGTTGCCTCCGATGGACACCACGGTCGCGAACAGCAGCCACATCCCGAAGAACCACAGCGCGTGCCGGCGCGCATCGTCATTGCGGGATGCATCGGGGCTCGTCGCCAGATCCGCCCTCGGCGCTGGGCGGTCGTCGCCGGCCCGCGGATCCGGGTGCGCCGGCTGGGGGTGCTCCACGGTGATGGTCGGGGTCTGCGCCGTTGTGGTCAGATCGGCGCCGTTGCGGGTGGGCGCGGCGTCGAGCACGGTCATGATTGGTTACTTCCCTTCATCGTGGAGGTGGGGCGACGTCGGCACCGGTCAGCCCGAATAGCATTGCCGCGCAGAGCAACCGGTGAGCTCATCGGGACCAAATGCCCGGACCCTAACAGCTGATGTGGACACCGCGGCGTGTGAGTGCGATCAGGGCTTGTGGGGCGGGTCATATCAGGCCCTTGGCGCGGTAGTCGGCAAGTTTGGCGCGCACCCCTTTGGCGTACGACCGGCGCGCCGCGGGTAGTACCCGGTCCCATCCCCGGCGGCGCGGTGAATGTCGTTGCTGGCGTGGTCTTCACGATCCATTGCAGCCGCGCGTAGCCCTGGTATCAGGTGGTGTGGGTGAACCCGAAGTCCGTCTCAGTGCAAGTGCAGGCCGGCGCCACCTGGCCCCAAAAGATCGCCTACCACGAGATCTCCGATCACCGGCCCGGAGATCGCCAGGTCTACACCGCCTAGCGGTACCGTTGCGGATGTCAACAGTTCCGACCCGCAACCCCCACCCGCGCCCTCGACGTCACAGCCGGCAGAAAGCGACCCCATGACCTGGACAACCGAACTCACCTACACCGCAGACGGCCTCACCGACGAGGACACCGCGGCGCTGGCGAAGGCCCTCGGCGGCGCTGACATCGCCTACGCCGCCGGACGGCTGCGGGTCCAACTCGAGGTCGAGGCAACCACGCTCGAAGACGCCGCCGACACCGCACTGCGCACCGCGGCCGCGGCCACCGGGCTTCTCAAGCCCAGCCGATTCAAGATCCTGCCCACCGAGGAGTTCCTCGACCAAGCCCTGCAGCCCCGCGCGTCGGTCAAGGCATTCCAGAAGCGGTGGGAAGAGACTCGCAACAAGGCCGGCGGACGACCCAGACGCCAGCTTGACACCACACCGAAGAAAGCGATGATCACCTCATGACGCTCCGCGTCGATCGCACCCTGCCCCATCATGCCGCGCTGGGCTTGGTCCTCTTCACCGAGCCGCGACGCCGACCCACCCTCGACGACCGCACCCCCGACCAGATCCAGCGCGACGCCGCCGCCGGCCAGCTCGCGGACACAATCACCCGCACCGCCGAGGCGCCCGCTAGCCGTCAATGTCGAAACCGCCCACACTGAGCGCCGACGTCACAGGTTGGGCACGCACCGCGCACTACGTGACCCTGATCGCCGACGACGGCGACATCCAGTTGCGCTCCGAGACTGGGACCCCAACGGGGTATTACATCCGCCGCCGCGGATCCGACCGTCTCGAACTGACGCAGACCGACGACGGCGACACAGAGCAGCCACTGCTGTTCGTCGCCGACATCGAGGTCCTGGAGCGCTACCTCATCGGCTTGTTCGTTCTATAGCCACCAGACTGTTGTTGCTATGCTTGTCTCGCACTCCGACACGAGGGGCGAGATGCAGAAGTGGTCCGTTGTCCGGTACGACGTGGACCTGCTCGCCCGGGAGTGGCCGACACGGCTTACAGGTTCGATCTCCGATTTCGATGAAGTTTTGGCGCGCTGGCGGAGCGTCCATGGCCAGCGCTTCATTATGCGCAGCGACGGCTTCGTCGATGTGCGTGTCAACGCGTTCTTGATATCCGCGCGGATGCGGGCGCTGGCGAGGACGACTAATCGGGATTATGCGCAGTCGCTGTGCGTGTGGCTGAACTTCCTTGAGGCACGCGGGCAGGTCTGGTCCGCAGCGACGGTAGATGATGCGGAGGAGTTTGAGTTTTGGAGGCGAACCGATCCGAGGAATTTGAGTCCTGTTGGTGCCGCTGCATTTTCAAAGGATGTTGCTGCTTGCAGGAAGCTGTATGCGTGGGCTGCGGAGCGCTTCTCCGACGTGATCGACATCTTTGTCAATGTGGCTGCGCCACCGGCGAAACGCTCAGCAAGGGTGCGGTGGCTTGATCCCGCTGCCGTGGAACGATGGCGCGATGTCGGTCTGCGTGGCCGCGACTCTTACGGCCGCCGGAACGGGTCGCGTCACACCCGCAATGAGCAGCGCAATGTTGCGTTCGTCGACGGGCTTTATGGCACAGGTCTGCGCCTGTCGGAGTGGGCCTCCATCGCTACAGACGAACTACCCACGGCGGGCATGGGCCGATTCTTCTACAAGAACCAGCTTGCCGATGCATGTGCGAAAGGCGGTTACGGGCGCCCATATTGGATACCTCAGCACGTCCTGACCGGCATCGATGCCTACGCCGAGGGGCCTCGCGCCCGAGCCGTACGCGGAGCACAAGCCCTCGGTCGTTATGAGCAGCTGGCCGAGGCGATCATCGTAGGCAGTTCCCAGCGGCGAGGGGTGGTGCGGCTACCTGACGACGCCGGCAGGTTCGTCGACCGCACCTGGAATACGGTGGAAACAGCATTGCGGCGCAGATTATTTCGTCGTACGGATGCTGGCCTGGAGCCGTTGTGGCTGTGGCTGAACGAAGATGGCCTGCCGCGTGACCCGCATGGGTGGCACCACACTTTCGCCGAGGCCAACGCGCGGATCGCAGCGCTGGGGATGCATAACTTTTCTTGTACCCCGCACATGCTGCGACACTCCTTCGCGCTGCGTTGGTTCTCCGTCGGCAAGCTTGTCTATTCGTCTAGATTGGAACATCTTTCGCAGGACGAGCAGCGAGACTTCCGCATCCAGTTCGGGGACACCTGGCACCTCGTGCAGACGATGATGGGTCATCGCCGAGTGGAAACCACCAAGGACGTGTACTTAGAGCCCTTCCGCGCACTCGACGTGGAGGTGCTCCAGACCCAGGCCCACGGCTTGCCGGTAGCGGAGATGATGGCAGACTTATTTGCCAGCCATCCCGCGGTCCTCGGCGATCCGGCGGCTCCGACATGAGTCGTCGCGGTCGTTTCGCCCACCTCCCCGATTCCGGTTTACCTACTCGGCGGGGCGTTCTTGCAGACGGGACGACCGTGCGCTGCTTCGGCGACGGGGACGGTGCATCGAAGGATTTCGCGTGTTCGCGTCTGACGGTAAGTCCGGCCCTACAACGGCTGTTCGCCGAGGCGTTCGCCAAACGCACCGCTCCGGGATCGACTCTGCGGTCTATGGAGGCGATCGGGGACGCGTTTCGATCGATGCTGCGCTTCTCGACTTACCTAGCCAGTTTGTCGCGCCCACCGGCGAGCAAATCCGGGCTGCTCCCGCGTCATATCGACGGTTTCGCGACGCATCTGCGTGTGGGTGGCCACCGGGGCACTCTTCGCAAGGATGTGCAGGCGGTGAAGTCGATTCTTCGGCAGCTTGATTCGTGGGATCCGCTGATGGTGGCCAAACTGGCCGAAGCTCACCCACCTGCCTTCACTACGGGCAGAGGTCACCAAAGTTACAGTCGGGCTGAGTTTCTGCGGATCGCCACGGCCGCTCGCGACGATCTCTGCCGCGCCAGCCGACGCATTCGAGACAATCGAGTGCTGCTGCAGCAGTATCGATCTGGTGCAGTGCAGGATGATCTCACTCGGCGACTTGAACTGCTCGACTATGCGGAACGGCACGCCGACGTGCCACGCCGCGGCGGTGAGTACCCGAGTAAGGCCGACCTGCCAGCACGCTGGGTCAAAGAGGGCAACTTCGGAGCAACCAAGGACATCATCCGGTGGGCGCATCTGGCGCCCATGGAAATCAGTGCCGGCGCCATCCTGCTAGCCATTCCTGACTGGCCAGAACCCCTACACGATCATGAAATGCACGGCCGCCCATCACCGCGCCGACGCCGCGGGCAGCGGCGTGCAAACCGCTATCATCGAGGCCCGCAAACCGCGGCGCCAGGGACGCGCGCACATGGACATCGCATTCACCGCTATCACCGACTGGATCAGTGTCCCCGACGAGTCCGCAGCCCTCTCCTCGCGCGACGAGCTACACACAGCGTTCGGTGTGTACATGCTGCTGCACGAATTGACCGCCTCCAGTCGACGGGTCACGGGGAGCAGCCGGTTGATGCTAGCTTACTGCGCCAATGGCCCCGAGGGGCGCGGAATCCGCGCCCAAGGCGCCGCCGGTGGATGGGTTCACCCCTGGTCGTTACACCACGGTCTGCGCCAGGACTCGGCCCCGGACACCGCAACCGGGCTTCTTGATGTGTCGTTGGTCCGACTGCGGATGACGTACCTGGAACTGCACCAGAAACCGGTGGCCCACACCGAACACACCCTCGTCAACGACTATTTAGGACGCAACCGCGGCAATCTGGCGGACTATCAACGCGTCGTCGCCGCGGCGCTGGACGAACAGGTTGCTA encodes the following:
- a CDS encoding DUF2637 domain-containing protein; this encodes MTVLDAAPTRNGADLTTTAQTPTITVEHPQPAHPDPRAGDDRPAPRADLATSPDASRNDDARRHALWFFGMWLLFATVVSIGGNVIHAWMTAPESHLKLLAAVAAAVPPAVLLGSSHSVALLIKTRRRGYRRVDAFVLGGALLLTVGVAVCAFAMSFFALRDLMVMLGMSADTAWLWPIAVDLSLICSTLALLSLTSTQTDPHPVRRFGPSLPVVAGGAHAVGRSPAAINTGPSAPAERRVWWESIAGIVREQMPNVRKVADMTNGQLGEILERMYDGGESGRDIVNSTPLHNREVSPIRKIVDGVLERTAPPVG
- a CDS encoding TNT antitoxin family protein, translating into MSKPPTLSADVTGWARTAHYVTLIADDGDIQLRSETGTPTGYYIRRRGSDRLELTQTDDGDTEQPLLFVADIEVLERYLIGLFVL
- a CDS encoding site-specific integrase; amino-acid sequence: MQKWSVVRYDVDLLAREWPTRLTGSISDFDEVLARWRSVHGQRFIMRSDGFVDVRVNAFLISARMRALARTTNRDYAQSLCVWLNFLEARGQVWSAATVDDAEEFEFWRRTDPRNLSPVGAAAFSKDVAACRKLYAWAAERFSDVIDIFVNVAAPPAKRSARVRWLDPAAVERWRDVGLRGRDSYGRRNGSRHTRNEQRNVAFVDGLYGTGLRLSEWASIATDELPTAGMGRFFYKNQLADACAKGGYGRPYWIPQHVLTGIDAYAEGPRARAVRGAQALGRYEQLAEAIIVGSSQRRGVVRLPDDAGRFVDRTWNTVETALRRRLFRRTDAGLEPLWLWLNEDGLPRDPHGWHHTFAEANARIAALGMHNFSCTPHMLRHSFALRWFSVGKLVYSSRLEHLSQDEQRDFRIQFGDTWHLVQTMMGHRRVETTKDVYLEPFRALDVEVLQTQAHGLPVAEMMADLFASHPAVLGDPAAPT